GTGCCAGTCATCTGAGAGGCATATCCCTTGGCCTGGACCTTCATGACAGAGATGACAGCCTGGGGGTGCCCTGTCCCCCCACTGAAGGCCTGGTCGCACTTCAGATGGCTCAGCAGCCCAAGCAGGGAGGCAAGAAGGATGGAAGCCCCAGGTGGGCTTGGGATGGGTGACTGGCTATAGGGGCCAACTCAGGAATTAGAGAAGCCGGACTGTGCTCTCTCCCCATGAATCTCTCAagcctgggggaggcagggggcaagGAGGGCAGTGGAAACCGGGACCTCCCCAGGAGGTAGGAGTGAGGGGCCCGGCAGCCTCCGTGCTCACGATGACCAGATGTTACTGAACTTAGGCCCATGGTCTGACAACACAACCCAGCCTGGGAATCGTCCCAGGAAGCCTGGGAGGCGGTGGAGGCAGGAGGACATCTCAGAGTCAGATCTGTGCCGTCCCAGTCCTGGCTCTGGCACTTTCCAGCTGCGAGGCGCTGGGACAAGCCTCGGGAGGAAGCGGGCTGGGGGATCAGCCCACTCTCTTAATAACTTCTGACATTTTCTCAGCCTTCTTTACGGTATTTATTTTGCAAGCACAAGTTTGAGCTCACCCCTGCTCTCTGGGGCCCAGGGTCACATGAGAAGACGGAGGTACAGCGAGATCCAAACCCAGGTCCCTGGACCCCCTGTTGTTCTGAAGAGCCAACCTGACACGCTCCCTGTACCCTCTCTGAGGGTGAAGATGGCAGGACCCTCAACAGTAGGTTAGGGAgcatcttcctccttccccttcgcTCTGCCCACCCAGGAGGGAGACAACCCAAGGCCAGAGAGGTGATCCGAGGCTGACACCCCTCAGCTGGTCCTGTTTAGGTTGGGGGTCAGCAGGTGGCCTGGGACAGTGGTCATCTCAGgcctcccaccccctgctccccagccttCTCGAGACTTCCAGTCTCAGCCCCAAACCCCTGGGCATCAGAGGGACCCATTACTCGGTGCCCCATTCTTGGCCACCTGACGTCTGCTGCTGCTCTTAGGGTGGGGGCTCTCGTTGTCCATCCCAGAATCCCATTCTCCCCCCGCCCAGGCCTaaagtgggggaaggaggggagacaGGGGCCCCCGGCTTCTCTGTGTTCATGATGGGTGGGTATTATCTCCAAAGCCAGGTGCCTGATGGAACCCTGAGAGCTCACGTGGGCAGAGACCCCCGTTGGGAACCCACCGGCCCCCTTGCACCCTCCTCTCCAGGCCTTATGCCGGAACTCCCCACAGCAGGCACCCCCAAAGGGCAGGAAAGCCCCTCATCTGTTGGCCTGCTCTCTCCCGCCCCATCACACCCCGTGCGCCTCACACCCCACCTGCTGCAGACCGTCACCCTGCGCAGGACCCCCGCAGCCATGTCCTGCCACAGTCTGCCACGGAGACTGGAAAGCCAGGAACACGGCAGGATGGGCAAAGCCAAGGAATAGGGTTGCTCACTCTGGTTCAGGGTTCCCAGGGAGCCAGGCACCTTGCTGAGGCTCCTACCTCCTTCCCAGCACCCGAGCGTCCCACAACCCTGTCAACATCCTGGCATTCGGACGAGGACAGGGAGGTCCCCAGGGGCCAAGAGGCTTGCCCGGGATCATGTGACTACACAGCAGCGAAGCCCCCTTTTGGACCCAGGCCTGCCCTACCCACGGCCCAAGCCCTTCTCAGGGAAGCCCTCCCCGAGACCTGCTGATGACATGGGACAGTTGCGTGGGCACCAAGGGACCTCTGGGCTGAATCAGACTGTGTCCCCACCCCACACAGCCCCGCGCCCACCTGAAGACTCAGATCTCCTTGTCTGCCCGGGGAGTCTGGCCCACAGCCAGGGACCAAGCCTTGTCTCCTAACTCAGCCTTTCTCCCCCTACAAGGCCATCATCAGGGCAAGGGTGGCACGCGGGTCCCCCTGTGGGCCGGAGGAGGCCGACAGTAGATGTGGGACAGCTCGTGACTCTCTCAGGCGACGCCACCTCAGCCTGCGGACTGCACAACCAGATGGCCAGGGTGTGGTTCCTGCTCTTCTCTGCAGGAGACAAAATTATTTAACCCTTTTGTTCATCGTCCTTatctgtaaactggggataatGGACCCACACCTCCTAGCATTATAGCAAGTAAATCAGTTAACATATGTCAGCGGGACTAGAACAGAGCAGATGCTCTTCAAGCACCAATTACTTTGTAAGATCGTCACCCAATTGCTTTGTGCGCATTCACTGgccttcctggctcctcctcGGCAGGCAGATGCACGGCTTCGGTCCTCACTGCCCACAACCAGCACAAGGTCAGGCACAGTAGCTCATGGGTGCTTTTTGCTCCAGTCGTGAAGGGATACCAGAGTTTGTGTGTTTGAGGGTGGCCTTTAATTCCACATTCCAGCCAGTCACGTTCCCCCTGGTAGCTAAGCTAAGGAAACCTTGGGAAATGAGAGCTATAACTGAGAAAGTTTCCCTTTTTGCTTTGACCACCAGGAAGCTCAGAGGCAAAATTACATATGACTCAACTCAGCCACTAGAGCTGTCAAAGGTAATTGCTTTCACTTTACATGCCAACGAGATTGGTGGACGGTACTGAATTGGGAAGGATTCGAGGCTGCCGTGAGTGATATCAGCTTGGAACATGGCCAGCGTGCATCCCGGCTAAGGAAATGAGAACGGCGATCAACTAGTGATGTCTGCTGCGAGCACAGTGGTGGAGAAGGTGGGATGAGCACAGCATGGATTCGCAATCACCAGGTTGGGCAACTTGGCTGGACTTATCTCACCCATGTTTACGCTTCCTTGTAAGCTTATATTTTCcctgttatgtttcctgtttTATTACATGTACTTCCCTGTGGAATGAGGCaggttataaataaaataaactggcatgtctccctctctgccttgggTGAGCTCCGGAGAGGGTCTCTGACTGCAGCAGAGAACAGGGTCCGTGGAGCGTAAGGGTCCTTCGACCCCCAGGGGCGTCCCCTGTGCCTTCCACAGGCCACAGTATCAGCCACAAAAATCTCTTGCAAGAAACCAGTTAGGTTCAGATCGACAGTTGGACTGTCCCTAAGGTGTGCCCCACCACCGCTCGCTGAAGACAGGGCTGTCTGGcctgctccccctgctctgtctctcttggGGGATcaccagggggcaggaggggggcttATGGGGGGGGCATCTGTAGCTCCATCTTATCAGGCAGGGCCCAAGAATCTCATAATCAGGATTCAGGAATCACCTGGGAGGGCTGCTAAAAATGCAGACTCTTTGTCCCCATCCCAGATCTGCTGCCTCAGAATCCTCCAGGCCTGGAACCTGCATTTTCACCAGCGCTCCAGCTGGAGTGAGagcgggccggggctggggctggggctggggctggggctggggctgggcgggggccTGGAGAAGCCAGGGAGTCACTGGGGCTCGGCCAGGCTCCCAGGCTGGGGCAGCAGCGCCACCTGGTGGGCTCTGCAGAAACACCTCGCGACCATCGCCCTCCTGCGGCCCCACTTCCCGGGGGCCTGGCTCTTTCCAGTCCCTCCTCCTCTGGACGCCAGAAGCAGCACCGCCAGGCAGCAAGCTGGATTGTTACAAATCCTCTTTAATAGTTAGCTGTCACATCGCAAACATGTTTTACGGAACTATGCACAGAGCCCCTCCGCACTCCCTCGCAGGGCACAGCCTCACCCACCCATTCCCCAGGGGGCAAAGGACAGGCCAGCCTCAGCTTCTCCTGGGGGAGAGCATCCTTCTCACTTCCCTGGGCAGCTCGGGATCCTGGCAAATGCAGGACCAGCTCTGTTCCGGGCCCCAAGCGTTCACCCCCGGGATTCCCTAGGCAGCCCAGAGCCAGTCCGGAGCCCCGGTCCAGGCGGCCCCTCTTCGGCCCGGCTTATCACGTGGCCTAGGTTGGTCTGAGCTGCCCGGGTGAGGCTGGAGCTGGCCTGCAGAAGGGTTGCTCCTCCTACTCGTGTCAGGTAAGGCCCACCCTCTCCCACTACCTTCAATGAAAATGTAGAAACCAAAGAGAGAAGCCTTAGAGTGGACAAAAGAGTTTACCCACGCAGTGGGCAGTCCCCTGAAGCCCAGGGTGCCTTatctgaccccccacccccaccccaaagttTAATACATTTTCCCCCATCCAATACACACAGATCCCAAGGCAGGTAGAGACCCAGTCTACCTGTGCAGGGATGCCTCGGGAGCATTTTCTCTGGGTTGCTAAGGGAATCCTGGCGGGCAATAAGCGGAGGAGCCACAGAATAGCTTGGCAGCTGGGGCTCAAGTCTGGAGACAGAAAGGTGGGGAGATGGGTCCAGGCCCCAGGaagccccccacctccagccgGCACAGGATGGGTACGGGCGACTGAGGTGGGAGGTGAGCCTGGAGGAGAGCCAGGGAGATCCTGAGGAGCCCTGAgcctgggggcaggcagggaggtgggagacAGCAGGTGCCTCAGTACTTGGGGACCTTGCTGTAGTCTTCAGAATGGACGTGCCGGCACAAGCAGATGGACAGGAGCATCCCCAGGAGCTAcggagggagagggcaagagtcagagggaggcagggccacCCGGTCCCCCTGGAGGCCCCAGAACAGCATCTCATGGTCCAGGTCCTTGAGCTTCACAGGCTTTGAGTGGGATTAAGCAGATCCACAACTAAAGCCTTGTGACCAGCCTGGGGTTTCAGCAGTAGAGGggccccctggggtggggggcagtggtcAGGCCAGGCCTGCTCTGGGGCCTCTAGAAGGGGATGGAGCTCAGCCTCCCTGAGGAGGCAGGGCCAATCCCAGAGGGCAGAGCTGGAGGGGGGGGGCagctggaggggggagggacTCAGACCTCGATGACAGCGACGCCCACACACACGCCCAGGATGATGCCCACGTTCTCCTGAAGCCACGCCTGCACCTTCTTCATGCAGCCCTAGAAGGGGAGCACACAGTCACGTCACCCCTTGCCCCATAGACGCAGAAGCCCAAGAGGGCCCACCCCAGCCCAGAGGGCCTGCGGAGAGAGGTtctgggtggaggggagggaagaagggaggagaagcCGAGGGGCCTGAGTACCTGAAGGcacaggtgccccccacccccccaccccatccccactccgGCCTCGCACACACCTCACGGTACACGGGCCAGTACTCGGGGTTGTTTCCACTCTCGGTCCTGGTGCTGTTGAAAGCCTCACAGAAGCCCTTCCGCACCAGGAAGCTGTCGTCGGCCTCCCTCTTATCCTCGCAGGAGCAGGGGTAGGTGACATTGGTGCGGTTCATGAGCTCGGCATTGTCCGTCCAGTTGTAGAAGCTGGCCCAGCCGCAGCACCTCACCTGCGGGGGACACAGGCCGCTCACGCCCACTGGCAGAGGCGGGGTCCCCCAGGACGGGGACTCACATCTGTCCCTctcagggctgccccccccccccccgcccgccgccgcccctgccACCCCACTCGTCCCAGCCGAACCGCCAGGATTAGTGTTTAGGCTTCACTTTGGCTTCTGGGAGCCACAGGGAACTTGAAGGGGCTTTCAGGAAACACGCACCATAAATATGAAAACAGCAAGAAACAGAGAAGTCAGGAGCAGGAAAGTAAAGGCAGGACAGGAGGGACCGTTGCGGTGCAAAGAGAACACGGACGTGTGGACACATGAAGGGCGAAGGACACACAGGTAAGAGTGTGGggtctaggggcgcctggctggctcggtgggtggagcatgcaacacttgatctcggggccgtgagttcaagccccagggtggctgtggaacctacttaaaaaaaacaaaactgcttaaaaaaaagagtgcaggGTCTAGAGTCTGGCTactgggttcgaatcccagccTTGCCATCCGCCAGCGGCTTAACTTTGGTTTAAGTGCTTTCCTCAAGTCTCCTCGTCTGCAAAATGGGGTAACCAAGGTTCCGAAGTCAAAGGGCTGTTGGGAGGACACGGTGGTTACGGGGCAGGCCAGGTATCCGGGCCCCACCCGGAGAGCACAGGAACCAGCTCCACATCGAGCTGCTGTGTACATGCTGGGGATttggctctgagcttcctggtTGCCAAGGTGAAAAGGAGTTATGGTCAGTTGTGccttttagaagagaaaatggtCTAGTTCCAGAAGGGGAGAGGCCCTTCTGGGCTCCCTGTGCTGGAAGGGGCCTCTGTGGGGCTCGTGAAGGGGACCCCGAGGGTTTTGGATCACGTCTGGGCTTGAAATCCTGATGGGACTGGGATCTGAGAGGCCAAGTCCACCAGGGGCAGGTGGAACCGAGTCAGGGAGGGCCGGTGCCCTGCGCCCGGGCGAGCCGCCAGGCCTGGCTTCCTCACGTGGAGAATGGGATGACACGAGCCACTCTGCCAGGGTCTCCGGGAGGATTAAGGGGACTCACATGGATACACTCCATGCCATTGCCCGAGGGCGTGGGGCTATCCTCCACCTGCTTCCCTCCCATCTCTGGGCGGCCAGCAGGGGGCGAGCCAAGCACGCTCAGGCGTTCTGGGGCGCCAGGCAGCTGCTCCAGAAGGTTCCTTTCTCCTGTTCCCACTTCAGGGAGACACTTGGCTGCCCCCTCTGGCAGGGAGGCTGGCACCTGGCACTGGGCAGAAGTAGGAGCCCTCCTTGGCCCTCTGCCAAGATCCGTCCTCCGTGGCCGCGTGTGGCCGGTAAACCCTCGTCACCCGCGTGCCCCAGGAGCGCCGCGCAGGTGCCACGGTCGGGCGAGCACGAGCcgtagccccattttacagacgggaGCAGCCTCGGGCAGCGGCACCATCCCCGGCAGCGCCCGGCACACGGGAGTGACCCGGAGGCCTTGGTGCCGCGGGAAGCCCCGCCCAGGGCGCGCACCAGCTGTCCCCGAGGGTCCCCGAGAGTCGGCAACTGTGGGTCAGGCCGAACGTGGGAGGCAGCGGGGCGCACAGCATCTGGGacctgggccccggggcccctTTGTGTGCGCGGCCACCGGCTCACCAATCAGGGCAGGCTGGGAACCCAGTGGGCCAGTCAGTCATTCTGTCAGCCAGTCACTGTCAGTCATTCTGTCAGTCAGTCACTCAGTCAGTCATTCTGTCAGTCACTTAGTCATTTTGTCTGCCAGTCagtccatcatccatccatctacctattcattcatcattcattcattcactcactcagtcGGTCATTCATTCTGTCTCACTCAGTCcatcattcatgtattcatgtatccattcattcattcattcatttagtcagtCAATTCTGTCCATCAGTCATCTTGTCTGCCAGTCAggccatcatccatccatccattcattctatCAGTCACTCACTCAGTCTGTCAGTCAGTCATTCTGTCATTCTGTCaattattcattcagtcattctgTCAGTCATTCAGTCAGTCAGCCATTCCATCAAACATTCGTTCATTCACTCAGTCTTCAGTCAGAAGTCTTCAATCATTCTGTCAACCATTCATTCAACCTGTCAGTCATTCTGTCAGTCTGTCaatcattcattgattcatttattcagtcagtCAGTCTGTCAATCattcattgattgattcatttattcagtcagtCATTCTGCCAATCAGTCATTCagtcagtctgtctctctctcactttaaCTGAGGTATAATACACATACACTAAAGTGCACAAACAGCCTGATGAATTTTTACACACATACTGGCATAACTGCAAGTTGGATCAGGATGTAGATAGAACATTCCTTTCACCCCAGGAGGTTCCCATGGGCACATCACGTCAATACCCTCCCAGAGGTAGCTCTCACTCAGACTCAGCATGTCGGCCTGGGCACCCAGTTCCTTAACCCCCAGGACGGACTCCCCAGCCTGACTTGAGATGAGGGCCCTCGCCCTCCGCCACAGACCACAGCACAGTGAGCCACGGGCAGCCTCCAAGACCCAGGGCCCCCCGCGTGAGGGACTGTGCTTAGCCGGGTGCCAGGCAGGGGGACTCTGCAGAGGCCCCTTGTCCCTAACAGACACCCACCCACCGGCATACTGTGTCAGGCGCATGCACGCCCAGACCCAGACCCATCAGGCCGGGATCCTCacgccaccccacccccgccacctaCGTACCTGAGCCTGCACGTAGTCCCAGGCCTCCTGCAGTCTGTCCTCTTGGCCGTCCTTGTAGTCCTGGATGAGCTTCATCACGATGCTGCCCATCTCTTGCTTTAGCTGCAGAGGGGAGAACAAGAGTCAAGGTCGGATTTCCTGAAACTCGTGCCCCACTTTTGGTCACATCTACTTAAATGGCCTCCCTCGTCACCCACCCCATCCCTGGGGACATACTGACAGTCGAATGGACCAACGTCCATTGCAACTACTTTCCTAGCACCTCCTGGGTGCCAGCCCCCCTGGCCACCACACCAAGCCCAGTGTCGTTAGAGCCAACTGCTCCTGCGCTATAGTCTAAGTGGCACTCGGCGGCTGGGGGACCCTTTAAATGTGAATCTCTGCATGTCGCTGCTCTCATCCGTCTCGGGGAGAATGCCAACATCCTGGCAACGGCCCGCAAGGCCCTACGTTGTTTGGCCCCTGCTTTTCCCAaacctcattttctgttttttgctcCTTTTGCTTCAATAACACAGATCTCCTTGCTGGCTTCCTGCGAGGTGGCACTCCTgtcacaggacctttgcacttgctatgcCCACCACCTGTATCCTCTTCCCCCAAACATTAACACGGCTCACCCCTCCACTTCCTTCAGTCAGGTCGTCAGAAAGGCCTTCCTGGACCACTCGACAGAACACACCCcttctccaccccctccaccaccccctccctgaccctcctCCACCTGCAAGGGTAGGCGTGCTGTCTTTTCCTTCCGTGGCACTGCCATTGCATGCTCTTTTGTGTTCAGGGTATATTATCTGTCCCCTCCACTAGAATGTCTGATCCAGGGGAGCAAGGACCGTCTCTGGAGAAGCCTGGCCACGGCAGATGTGTGGTGCACGGTCACTGCCATACGCTACACACCGGGTGGGGGTGGTGCTCCCACGCTCTCCCAGTTAATCCTCATGCCTGCCCCCGGGCCCCACAAAACCCAAATCCTGACTGTGCTGGTCTTCCACCAGGCTTGGGAATTCAGGG
The Canis lupus familiaris isolate Mischka breed German Shepherd chromosome 18, alternate assembly UU_Cfam_GSD_1.0, whole genome shotgun sequence genome window above contains:
- the CD82 gene encoding CD82 antigen — translated: MGSACIKVTKYFLFLFNLLFFILGAVILGFGVWILADRSSFISVLQTSSNSLKVGACVFIGVGAVTMFMGFLGCIGAIKEVRCLLGLYFAFLLLMLIVQVAAGVLFYFSTGKLKQEMGSIVMKLIQDYKDGQEDRLQEAWDYVQAQVRCCGWASFYNWTDNAELMNRTNVTYPCSCEDKREADDSFLVRKGFCEAFNSTRTESGNNPEYWPVYREGCMKKVQAWLQENVGIILGVCVGVAVIELLGMLLSICLCRHVHSEDYSKVPKY